Proteins encoded within one genomic window of Parolsenella massiliensis:
- a CDS encoding MFS transporter → MSKPDLKRAAKLDNRAVALASLPFMGMISFWQVYDGIVPKMLTNTFGLSNSLTGAIMAIDNVFGLFLLPLFGILSDRCTSRLGRRTPFILGGSAVAVLSVPLIAIANNMGSLPVLIGAIILTLLAICAYRTMTVAVVADITPRPLRTKADSLEKIVGYAGTGLMLVAISVMVPNVERPDYLPLFALQAVFIFVAAVAYAAFVREPALVAKMREKSLEMGIDEDQIDKDDSPEAGGKERVTDAGMRRSIVCLLAATFFYYMSYNAMTTNISRYADLFFGMAGGSYAVINIVTIVGALASYVPLANLSLKIGRKKVALGTAVVMAACPVLIWLAPGFTPTLYLVFLLMGVALGGVDLCVYTMILECCSSKSVGRYSGYYYTVSMAAQAVTPILSGMVMDVAPTMLFAYIAAMGVLMLASVSAAKHGDAILIDEVARREAE, encoded by the coding sequence ATGTCAAAGCCCGACCTCAAGCGCGCCGCCAAGCTCGACAATCGAGCCGTTGCGCTAGCCTCGCTGCCCTTTATGGGCATGATCAGCTTCTGGCAGGTCTACGACGGCATCGTCCCCAAGATGCTCACGAACACGTTTGGCCTATCCAACTCGCTCACTGGTGCCATCATGGCGATCGACAACGTGTTCGGCCTGTTCCTGCTGCCGCTCTTTGGCATCCTATCCGACCGCTGCACGAGCAGGCTCGGCCGACGCACGCCGTTCATCCTGGGAGGATCCGCCGTGGCGGTGCTCTCCGTGCCGCTCATCGCAATCGCCAACAACATGGGGAGCCTGCCGGTGCTCATCGGCGCCATCATCCTCACGCTGCTCGCCATCTGCGCCTATCGCACGATGACGGTGGCCGTGGTGGCAGACATCACGCCGCGCCCGCTGCGCACCAAGGCAGACTCCCTCGAGAAGATCGTGGGATACGCGGGCACGGGCCTCATGCTCGTAGCCATCTCGGTGATGGTGCCCAACGTTGAGCGGCCCGACTACCTGCCGCTCTTTGCCCTGCAGGCCGTCTTCATCTTCGTGGCGGCCGTGGCCTACGCCGCCTTCGTGCGCGAGCCGGCGCTCGTGGCCAAGATGCGCGAGAAGTCCCTCGAGATGGGCATCGACGAGGACCAGATCGACAAGGACGACTCCCCCGAGGCCGGCGGCAAGGAGCGCGTAACGGACGCCGGGATGCGCCGCTCCATCGTCTGCCTTCTGGCCGCGACGTTCTTCTATTACATGAGCTACAACGCGATGACCACCAACATCAGCCGTTACGCGGACCTGTTCTTTGGCATGGCCGGCGGCTCGTATGCCGTTATCAACATCGTGACGATCGTGGGCGCGCTCGCGAGCTACGTGCCGTTGGCAAACCTCTCGCTCAAGATCGGACGCAAGAAGGTGGCGCTCGGCACGGCTGTGGTCATGGCTGCGTGCCCCGTGCTCATCTGGCTGGCGCCAGGCTTTACGCCGACGCTCTACCTGGTATTTCTTCTCATGGGTGTGGCGCTGGGCGGCGTTGACCTGTGCGTGTACACGATGATTCTCGAGTGCTGCAGCTCCAAGAGCGTGGGCCGCTACTCGGGCTACTACTACACCGTGAGCATGGCTGCCCAGGCGGTGACGCCGATCCTGTCTGGCATGGTGATGGACGTGGCGCCCACGATGCTGTTTGCCTACATCGCGGCCATGGGCGTCCTCATGCTCGCGAGCGTGTCGGCCGCCAAGCACGGCGACGCCATCCTCATCGACGAGGTGGCCCGCCGCGAGGCCGAGTAG
- a CDS encoding DUF4268 domain-containing protein, whose protein sequence is MNGIKQNLTYLIEGKKTRFVIPVYQRNYDWKTDNCARLFDDLVEMVKDGREEHFFGSIVSQTPHGERVIIDGQQRITTVFLLFAAITKQLIDGVIVSDDPNLADIIEEDYLIDKRHKGDQKLRLKLIKSDSAALEAVLEDACPTDASLPAPMLVKESSVTQNYLYFKGRLASMTVGVDQLVDAIERLCVIDITLDPADDAQLIFESLNSTGLDLSEADKIRNFVLMNLDQQHQELYYEKYWNAIEVNTDYKSSDFIRFYLAAVQGKTPAMRKVYQTFRAFARQRYHAGEGEDLRIDTAALLGDMLTFSSHYHSFIHPDAESGTVGRRLANLRNLDATVAYPYLLNLLEYRRLGKIDDAGVADVLGIIETYVFRRWVCAVPSNALNKIFETLQGEAEKGVASGGSYVEVVAYLLTHKGGTGRFPGDAEFSEAVRARDFYRIGNRKFYLYDRLENSDSKERIDVIGGLESGEFSIEHVMPQTLSDAWKSDLGEDWQAIHKQWLHRIANLTLTAYNSDYSNRPFAQKCDMAKGFRSSGFRMTNWIGEQDGWGVEQLEERCERLVKQFLKLWPTPQSSYVPQVALPDKASLDSDADFMGRRISAFTFMGERHVVKQWNTMEQMVVRQVYEQDPAKVCALVEGTEYPANYFRADAAPEYSKVADGVFVLTGFSNEAKMNLLRKVFAICGIDESELVFEMPIEEAGESDAVPSGVHAETQQVKLAYWTKYQEVAAEHPEFLEVFSPHKPTRDHCSILALGCSAYHMALLIETLHGRTGIEFYVNNDKTIGRLVIENKRLFEDTLGLKAIPFDAKKSSGVRFYKDGHPIKGNEAAWPAYIEEQLDWALKMKKVLEQLGL, encoded by the coding sequence GTGAACGGAATCAAGCAGAATCTCACCTATCTCATCGAAGGCAAGAAGACGCGTTTCGTCATACCTGTCTATCAGCGCAACTATGACTGGAAGACCGACAACTGCGCTCGTCTGTTCGACGACCTCGTCGAGATGGTCAAGGACGGCCGCGAGGAGCACTTCTTTGGCAGCATCGTCTCGCAGACGCCTCATGGCGAGCGTGTCATCATCGATGGTCAGCAGCGCATCACCACGGTCTTCCTTCTCTTTGCCGCCATAACGAAGCAGCTCATTGATGGCGTTATTGTCTCCGACGACCCAAATCTGGCGGACATAATCGAGGAGGACTACCTCATCGACAAGCGTCACAAGGGTGACCAGAAGCTGCGCCTCAAGCTCATCAAGAGTGACAGTGCGGCGCTCGAGGCCGTTCTCGAGGACGCCTGTCCAACGGATGCCTCTCTTCCGGCTCCCATGCTCGTCAAGGAGTCGAGCGTCACTCAGAACTACCTCTATTTCAAGGGCCGCCTAGCTTCTATGACCGTGGGGGTCGACCAGCTTGTTGACGCCATCGAACGTCTCTGCGTCATCGACATCACCCTCGACCCAGCGGATGACGCCCAGCTCATCTTCGAGAGCCTCAACTCCACCGGCCTCGACCTCTCCGAAGCCGATAAGATTCGCAACTTCGTTCTCATGAACCTGGACCAGCAGCACCAGGAGCTCTACTACGAGAAGTACTGGAACGCCATCGAGGTCAACACGGACTACAAGTCGAGCGACTTCATCCGCTTCTACCTTGCCGCCGTTCAGGGCAAGACGCCGGCGATGCGGAAGGTCTACCAGACGTTCCGGGCGTTTGCGCGGCAGCGCTACCACGCGGGGGAGGGCGAGGACCTTCGCATCGATACGGCGGCGCTTCTCGGTGACATGCTGACGTTCTCCTCGCACTACCACAGCTTCATTCATCCCGACGCGGAATCTGGAACTGTTGGGCGCCGGCTCGCGAATCTTCGAAATCTCGATGCGACCGTTGCCTATCCCTACCTGCTCAACCTCCTTGAGTACCGTAGGCTGGGCAAGATTGATGACGCTGGCGTTGCAGATGTGCTCGGCATCATCGAGACATACGTCTTCCGGCGCTGGGTGTGTGCGGTGCCGTCAAACGCACTCAACAAGATCTTCGAGACCCTCCAGGGCGAGGCCGAAAAGGGTGTTGCGTCCGGAGGCAGCTACGTTGAGGTCGTGGCATACCTTCTCACGCACAAGGGCGGTACCGGTCGCTTCCCTGGCGACGCTGAGTTCTCCGAGGCCGTGAGGGCCAGGGACTTCTACCGCATCGGAAACCGCAAGTTCTACCTGTATGACAGGCTTGAGAATAGTGACAGCAAGGAACGCATCGATGTCATCGGCGGACTCGAGAGTGGCGAGTTCTCCATCGAGCACGTGATGCCCCAGACGCTAAGCGATGCTTGGAAGTCTGACCTAGGGGAGGACTGGCAGGCTATCCACAAGCAGTGGCTCCACCGCATCGCAAACCTCACTCTTACGGCCTACAACAGCGATTACAGCAACAGGCCCTTTGCGCAGAAGTGCGACATGGCAAAGGGGTTCCGCTCGAGCGGCTTCCGTATGACCAACTGGATTGGCGAGCAGGATGGTTGGGGCGTCGAGCAGCTTGAGGAACGTTGCGAGCGGCTTGTAAAGCAGTTCCTGAAGCTGTGGCCCACGCCGCAGAGCAGCTACGTCCCGCAGGTGGCGCTGCCAGACAAGGCCTCGCTCGATTCCGACGCTGACTTCATGGGACGTCGTATCTCTGCCTTCACCTTTATGGGCGAGAGGCATGTTGTCAAGCAGTGGAACACGATGGAGCAGATGGTCGTGCGCCAAGTCTACGAGCAGGACCCTGCGAAGGTCTGTGCGCTCGTTGAGGGAACGGAGTATCCGGCGAACTACTTCCGTGCGGACGCTGCCCCCGAGTACTCCAAGGTTGCCGACGGTGTGTTCGTGCTAACAGGCTTCAGCAATGAGGCAAAGATGAACCTGCTGAGGAAGGTCTTCGCCATTTGCGGTATCGACGAGAGTGAGCTTGTGTTTGAGATGCCCATCGAGGAGGCGGGGGAGAGCGATGCGGTTCCCTCTGGCGTGCATGCCGAAACCCAGCAGGTGAAGCTTGCGTATTGGACCAAGTACCAGGAGGTTGCTGCCGAGCACCCTGAGTTTCTCGAGGTGTTCTCGCCGCATAAGCCTACTAGGGACCATTGTTCAATCTTGGCCCTTGGATGCTCTGCGTATCACATGGCGTTGCTCATAGAGACGCTGCATGGCCGTACGGGAATTGAGTTCTACGTGAACAACGACAAGACTATTGGGCGTCTCGTCATCGAAAACAAGAGGCTGTTCGAAGACACCCTTGGGCTCAAGGCGATCCCGTTTGATGCCAAGAAGTCCTCGGGCGTTCGCTTCTACAAGGATGGCCATCCCATCAAGGGCAACGAGGCTGCATGGCCTGCCTACATCGAGGAGCAGCTCGACTGGGCCCTCAAGATGAAGAAGGTCCTCGAGCAGCTCGGGCTGTAG
- a CDS encoding pyridoxamine 5'-phosphate oxidase family protein: MTNDDYDKATAHWTSKEASAVRMPADELRAEVDAFLSSHNTCALACGAGDFVRCTPLEYVWRGGSFWIFSEGGLKFRALKLNKNVSLAVFEPYGGFGKLASAQVTGTAGLIDPESDEFAEAVAAKGLPVSALPKLRGMLHLIRVTPSRIDYLCSELKSRGFDSRQWI; encoded by the coding sequence ATGACCAACGACGATTACGACAAGGCGACAGCGCACTGGACGAGCAAGGAGGCCTCTGCCGTCCGCATGCCCGCCGACGAGCTGCGCGCCGAGGTCGACGCCTTTCTTTCCTCGCACAACACGTGCGCGCTTGCCTGCGGGGCGGGCGACTTCGTGCGCTGCACCCCGCTGGAGTACGTCTGGCGAGGCGGCTCGTTCTGGATCTTCTCGGAGGGTGGCCTGAAGTTCCGCGCACTCAAACTGAACAAAAACGTGAGCCTCGCCGTGTTCGAGCCCTACGGCGGCTTTGGCAAGCTTGCGAGCGCCCAGGTCACGGGAACAGCCGGGCTCATTGATCCCGAGAGTGACGAGTTCGCAGAGGCGGTTGCGGCCAAGGGGCTTCCTGTCTCGGCCCTGCCAAAGCTGCGTGGCATGCTTCACCTCATCCGCGTGACGCCTTCGCGCATCGACTACCTCTGCAGCGAGCTCAAGTCCCGCGGCTTCGATTCTCGTCAGTGGATTTAG
- the xerA gene encoding site-specific tyrosine recombinase/integron integrase — protein MESAISIVLAEMQTALNPQQLKKLALSLKRAFSPKQPTDSQDLLSLFLTAKEVEGCSPKTIAYYESTLSAMTAALAKPYAQIGSNDLRKYLSDYETQRGSSKVTIDNIRRIMSSFFSWLENEDYIIKSPVRRIRRVKTAQVVKETFSDEELEAIRNACTAKRDLAIIDLLASTGMRVGELVLLNREDVSLRERECLVTGKGNKQRPVYFDARTKLHLIDYLNSRTDSNPALFVALGSTSRRVTIGGVELRLRGLGMTAGVSRVHPHKFRRTLATHAIDKGMPIEQVQKLLGHAKIDTTMHYAMVDQNNVKTSHRKYLE, from the coding sequence ATGGAATCCGCCATCAGCATCGTCCTCGCGGAAATGCAGACAGCCCTCAATCCACAGCAGCTCAAGAAACTCGCTCTCTCACTTAAACGAGCGTTTTCCCCTAAACAACCAACAGACAGTCAGGACCTCCTCTCCCTCTTTCTTACCGCCAAAGAAGTCGAAGGCTGCTCTCCGAAAACTATCGCATATTACGAGAGCACCCTAAGCGCAATGACGGCGGCCCTGGCTAAGCCTTACGCTCAAATCGGAAGTAATGACCTTCGAAAATATCTGAGTGACTACGAGACCCAGCGAGGAAGCAGCAAAGTCACCATAGACAACATTCGCCGTATAATGTCGAGTTTCTTTTCATGGCTCGAAAACGAGGATTACATCATCAAGAGTCCCGTACGCCGAATTCGCCGCGTCAAGACCGCCCAAGTAGTCAAAGAGACTTTCAGCGACGAAGAGCTCGAAGCAATTCGCAATGCTTGCACAGCAAAGCGTGACCTCGCCATCATCGACCTTCTCGCCTCAACCGGCATGCGCGTTGGCGAACTTGTGCTTCTCAATAGAGAAGACGTCAGCCTGCGCGAGCGTGAATGCCTAGTTACGGGAAAGGGCAACAAACAACGACCCGTCTACTTCGACGCGCGAACAAAACTACATTTAATTGATTATCTAAACAGTCGAACGGATTCAAATCCCGCCTTGTTCGTTGCGCTTGGTTCAACCAGTCGCCGCGTCACCATCGGAGGGGTGGAATTGCGACTTCGAGGTCTTGGCATGACAGCCGGCGTCTCGCGCGTACATCCGCACAAGTTCCGCCGCACATTGGCAACTCACGCCATCGACAAGGGGATGCCTATCGAACAGGTGCAGAAGCTACTTGGACATGCGAAAATAGACACCACTATGCATTACGCAATGGTTGACCAGAACAACGTAAAGACTTCGCATAGGAAGTATTTAGAATGA
- a CDS encoding restriction endonuclease subunit S: LNGYLEELLLAKYDELFSDNADFTGILSDIGVVIGGATPSKKRSDYYCSNGIGWITPRDLSNTSDKFIAHGADDITDAGYASCSAKLLPKGSVLFSSRAPIGYVAIAADEVATNQGFKSVVPKEEIGTAFVYCFLVRNKQRIADMGAGTTFPEVSGKMMKSVELAIPEQALCAEFGSFAEPILKQQETLERENRELAILRDSLLPKLMSGEIDVSKVDLTQLNSHLA; the protein is encoded by the coding sequence CTAAATGGCTATTTAGAAGAGCTGCTGCTGGCAAAATACGACGAGCTGTTCTCTGATAACGCAGACTTCACTGGAATCCTGTCTGATATTGGCGTGGTTATCGGCGGAGCAACGCCATCAAAGAAAAGGTCCGACTATTACTGCTCAAATGGAATCGGCTGGATTACTCCACGCGACTTGTCGAACACCAGCGATAAATTCATCGCCCATGGCGCTGACGATATAACTGATGCGGGCTACGCCTCGTGCAGCGCAAAGCTGCTGCCCAAAGGAAGCGTTCTATTTAGTTCGCGCGCCCCAATAGGCTACGTAGCGATCGCGGCGGATGAGGTAGCTACAAACCAAGGATTCAAGTCCGTCGTTCCGAAGGAAGAGATTGGTACTGCGTTCGTCTATTGTTTTTTGGTTAGAAACAAGCAGCGAATAGCCGATATGGGGGCAGGAACGACCTTTCCCGAAGTCTCAGGCAAGATGATGAAGTCGGTTGAGCTTGCCATTCCCGAACAAGCACTATGTGCCGAGTTCGGCTCTTTTGCAGAGCCTATTCTTAAGCAGCAAGAAACGCTTGAGCGAGAAAACCGAGAGCTCGCCATCCTTCGAGACTCTCTTCTCCCCAAGCTGATGTCAGGCGAAATCGACGTTTCGAAGGTTGACCTCACGCAGCTAAATAGCCATTTAGCTTAG
- a CDS encoding restriction endonuclease subunit S: MGFNPSIPIGELLERSRGGGWGKETPFDSSVRVAIIRGADFPSIEQGHFDGLPIRFEKEAKVQSVALRPGDIVLENSGGTDTRPTGRTVFISRELLDAYDCAVIPASFCRLLRFQSTIDSRFIYYWLQDMFNAGRTWGYQNRSTGLANFQFKTFAVAELVPDITYEMQREIACILDALDNKIALNNRLNGYLEELLLAKYDELFSDNADFTGILSDIGVVIGGATPSKKRSDYYCSNGIGWITPRDLSNTSDKFIAHGADDITDAGYASCSAKLLPKGSVLFSSRAPIGYVAIAADEVATNQGFKSVVPKEEIGTAFVYCFLVRNKQRIADMGAGTTFPEVSGKMMKSVELAIPEQALCAEFGSFAEPILKQQETLERENRELAILRDSLLPKLMSGEIDVSKVDLTQLNSHLA; encoded by the coding sequence ATGGGTTTTAACCCCTCAATTCCAATTGGCGAACTGCTGGAGCGCTCTCGTGGCGGAGGCTGGGGAAAGGAAACGCCCTTCGACTCCTCCGTGCGAGTCGCGATAATCCGAGGGGCTGATTTTCCATCAATCGAACAAGGTCATTTCGACGGGCTTCCGATTCGCTTTGAAAAAGAAGCAAAGGTTCAGAGCGTCGCTTTGCGGCCTGGAGATATTGTTCTTGAAAACTCTGGCGGAACGGACACAAGGCCGACAGGAAGAACGGTCTTTATCAGTCGGGAGCTTCTTGATGCCTACGACTGTGCCGTTATCCCTGCAAGTTTCTGCCGACTTCTTCGTTTCCAGAGCACGATTGATTCACGCTTCATTTACTACTGGCTTCAGGACATGTTCAACGCTGGCAGAACGTGGGGTTATCAGAACAGATCTACTGGGCTTGCCAATTTCCAGTTCAAGACCTTTGCCGTTGCCGAGCTTGTTCCTGATATTACCTATGAAATGCAGCGTGAGATTGCGTGCATTCTTGATGCGCTTGACAACAAGATTGCCCTCAACAATCGGCTAAATGGCTATTTAGAAGAGCTGCTGCTGGCAAAATACGACGAGCTGTTCTCTGATAACGCAGACTTCACTGGAATCCTGTCTGATATTGGCGTGGTTATCGGCGGAGCAACGCCATCAAAGAAAAGGTCCGACTATTACTGCTCAAATGGAATCGGCTGGATTACTCCACGCGACTTGTCGAACACCAGCGATAAATTCATCGCCCATGGCGCTGACGATATAACTGATGCGGGCTACGCCTCGTGCAGCGCAAAGCTGCTGCCCAAAGGAAGCGTTCTATTTAGTTCGCGCGCCCCAATAGGCTACGTAGCGATCGCGGCGGATGAGGTAGCTACAAACCAAGGATTCAAGTCCGTCGTTCCGAAGGAAGAGATTGGTACTGCGTTCGTCTATTGTTTTTTGGTTAGAAACAAGCAGCGAATAGCCGATATGGGGGCAGGAACGACCTTTCCCGAAGTCTCAGGCAAGATGATGAAGTCGGTTGAGCTTGCCATTCCCGAACAAGCACTATGTGCCGAGTTCGGCTCTTTTGCAGAGCCTATTCTTAAGCAGCAAGAAACGCTTGAGCGAGAAAACCGAGAGCTCGCCATCCTTCGAGACTCTCTTCTCCCCAAGCTGATGTCAGGCGAAATCGACGTTTCGAAGGTTGACCTCACGCAGCTAAATAGCCATTTAGCGT
- a CDS encoding class I SAM-dependent DNA methyltransferase: MAKNKSDKNTADLGFEEQLWKAADVLRGNLDATEYKNVVLGLIFLKYLSDRFDERYQELVAEGYGDEEDRDCYTEQNVFFVPEEARWSKIAEAAHTPEIGQLIDGAMRAIERENDKLKDVLPKNFSRPELDKRRLGEVVDLFTNVQMTDGESEKDLLGRAYEYCLQKFASMEGKNAGEFYTPSCIVRTLVEILQPFHGRVYDPCCGSGGMFVQSASFVEHHGGNVVQDITIFGQESNPTTWKLAKMNLGIRGIEADLGTYDDTFSADQHKNEKFDYILANPPFNLKNWGGESLQEDVRWKYGVPPTGNANFAWMQHMIWHLNSSGKIGLVLANGSLSSQTSGEGDIRRAIVEDDLVEGIVAMPGQLFYSTQIPVCLWILNKKKVQPGKTLFIDAREMGTMVTRKLREFTEEDIAKVAGAFEAFRGGELEEEKGFSAVATIDDIAKQDFILTPGRYVGIAEVEDDGEPFEEKMARLTSEISKCFEESNRLQEQIKKNLEAIGYGF; the protein is encoded by the coding sequence ATGGCTAAAAATAAGAGCGACAAGAATACTGCTGATCTCGGCTTCGAAGAACAGCTCTGGAAGGCTGCTGACGTGCTTCGAGGCAATCTTGATGCCACTGAGTACAAGAATGTCGTTCTTGGTCTCATCTTTCTAAAGTACCTATCTGATCGCTTCGATGAACGCTATCAAGAACTTGTCGCCGAGGGGTATGGCGACGAAGAGGATCGCGACTGCTATACGGAGCAGAACGTTTTCTTCGTTCCGGAGGAAGCGCGTTGGTCAAAGATAGCGGAGGCGGCTCACACGCCCGAGATAGGTCAGCTCATCGATGGTGCCATGCGCGCCATCGAGCGAGAGAACGACAAGCTCAAGGACGTACTTCCCAAGAACTTCTCTCGTCCCGAGCTGGACAAGCGACGTCTGGGTGAGGTAGTCGACCTGTTCACCAACGTTCAGATGACTGACGGAGAGAGCGAGAAGGATCTTCTGGGCCGCGCCTATGAGTACTGCCTGCAGAAGTTCGCCTCGATGGAGGGTAAGAACGCTGGCGAGTTCTATACGCCTTCCTGCATCGTTCGCACGCTCGTGGAGATTCTCCAGCCGTTCCATGGGCGCGTCTATGACCCCTGTTGCGGTTCGGGCGGCATGTTCGTACAGTCTGCCTCTTTCGTTGAGCACCACGGCGGCAACGTAGTGCAGGACATCACAATCTTTGGCCAGGAGAGCAATCCCACCACATGGAAGCTTGCCAAGATGAACCTGGGCATCCGCGGCATTGAGGCGGACCTTGGTACCTACGATGATACCTTTAGCGCTGATCAACACAAAAACGAGAAGTTTGACTATATCCTGGCGAACCCTCCCTTTAATCTGAAGAATTGGGGCGGCGAAAGCCTGCAGGAAGACGTTCGCTGGAAATATGGTGTACCTCCTACCGGTAATGCCAACTTTGCCTGGATGCAGCACATGATTTGGCACCTGAACAGCTCGGGGAAGATTGGCCTAGTGCTTGCGAACGGCTCCCTCTCAAGCCAGACGAGTGGTGAGGGCGACATCCGCCGCGCCATCGTGGAGGACGACCTTGTTGAGGGCATTGTTGCCATGCCTGGACAGCTTTTTTACAGTACACAGATTCCCGTTTGCCTGTGGATTTTGAACAAGAAGAAGGTGCAGCCCGGAAAGACGCTCTTCATTGATGCCCGTGAGATGGGCACGATGGTTACTCGCAAGCTGCGTGAGTTCACGGAAGAGGACATTGCCAAGGTCGCCGGTGCCTTTGAGGCGTTCCGTGGGGGAGAGCTCGAAGAGGAGAAGGGTTTCTCGGCTGTCGCGACCATTGACGATATCGCGAAGCAGGACTTTATTCTGACGCCCGGCCGCTACGTGGGCATAGCCGAGGTCGAGGACGACGGCGAGCCCTTCGAGGAGAAGATGGCGCGTCTGACTAGCGAGATTTCCAAGTGCTTCGAGGAGTCCAATCGCCTGCAGGAACAGATCAAGAAGAACCTGGAGGCGATTGGGTATGGGTTTTAA